One Vicia villosa cultivar HV-30 ecotype Madison, WI unplaced genomic scaffold, Vvil1.0 ctg.000509F_1_1, whole genome shotgun sequence DNA window includes the following coding sequences:
- the LOC131629119 gene encoding uncharacterized protein LOC131629119 yields the protein MDHSWMRANRLSDEYEHGVMEFLEFAESNAKKDLPPPKSNAEDSHPTLFLCPCVRCANKEPKLSKKKIMDHLICEGIFQNYTQWIWHGEVVENSNVSQRDNVSVEMDDRLEDMMCDIGQDSFKRAHAYDSLCNDKDTPLYPGCTNFTHLSAVLKLFNLKAINGWTDKSFTELLELLTQMLLEGNVLPSRYYEAKKILCPMGLEYEKIHACPNDCILYRKEYVNYNHCPKCKASRYKKRHGESSDDDEVKKGPPAKVVWYLPIISRFKRLFANANDAKNLRWHAEERKCDGQIRHVVDSLQWKKIDSLFPNFGKESRNLRLGLSIDGMNPFGNLNTNHTSWPVLLMIYNLSPRLCMKRKYVMLSMMISGPKQPGNDIDVYLSPLIDDLKVLWEEGVDVFDAHSGEQFNMRAMLFCTINDFPAYGNLYGYKVKGHKACPICEKDTCYHQLEKGKKTVYLGHRKFLNRYHPYRRLRKAFNGEQEYGVAPKPLTGEEVYQRQQGITAIFGKYQKRPIAKNIWKKRSVFFDLPYWSSLEVRHCIDVMHVEKNVCDSVIGTLLNIQGKTKDGINARLDLGVMGNKTYLPPACYTLSKKEKTSFRECLESIKVPHGYSSNVKRLVSVKDLKLVGLKSHDCHVLMQQLLLVAIRGILPNNVRKTITRLCLFFNAICCKAIDPLKLEDLENEAAIILCQLEMFFPPSFFDIVVHLIVHLVREIRLCGPIFLRWMYPIERYMKILKGYTKNPHRPEASIIERYIAEEAIEFCSNYLSEVNAVGVPKSRHDGRCEGVGTQGLKIKSLSIDVVVQAHLYILNNTDEVQPYLSAHKSIIKKKYPKMSERGLLKEHNKSLSEWFKEKIAGDDSASKTIKWLSYEPKCNIITWSGYDINKTSFYTKAKDDRSTTQNSGVMIVAESMHFSSAKDKNPVMASTPYFGVIEEIWEVDYVVFKVPVFKCKWVNINSGVRIDEFGVTLVDLSKLAYADEPFIMASQAKQVFYVTDPCNKRWSVVLQGKMHDSDENQDANLDISETPPLSTNVPTFIEEDVEDDVHAIRIDHEEGIWEN from the exons ATGGATCATAGTTGGATGAGAGCTAATCGATTAAGTGATGAGTACGAACATGGGGTGATGGAATTTCTAGAGTTTGCTGAAAGTAATGCTAAAAAAGATCTTCCTCCTCCTAAAAGTAATGCTGAAGATAGTCACCCTACGCTTTTTCTCTGTCCATGTGTTCGTTGTGCAAATAAAGAACCAAAGCTTAGTAAGAAAAAAATCATGGATCATCTAATTTGTGAAGGGATTTTTCAAAACTATACACAATGGATATGGCACGGTGAAGTGGTAGAAAATTCAAATGTGTCCCAAAGAGATAATGTTAGTGTAGAAATGGATGATCGTCTGGAAGACATGATGTGTGATATTGGACAAGATTCGTTTAAGAGGGCACATGCGTATGATAGTTTATGCAATGACAAGGATACACCTTTGTACCCGGGATGCACAAATTTTACACATTTGTCAGCcgtgttaaaattgtttaatctgaAGGCAATTAACGGGTGGACTGACAAAAGTTTTACCGAATTGCTTGAACTGTTGACACAAATGCTTCTAGAAGGTAACGTACTGCCAAGTCGTTATTACGAGGCGAAGAAAATACTGTGTCCGATGGGTTTGGAGTatgaaaagatacatgcatgtcctaatgattgcatattatacagaAAAGAGTATGTAAACTATAACCATTGTCCGAAGTGCAAGGCGTCACGCTACAAAAAGAGACATGGTGAATCTAGTGATGATGATGAGGTCAAAAAGGGTCCTCCCGCGAAAGTGGTATGGTACCTACCAATAATTTCAAGGTTCAAGAGATTATTCGCTAATGCAAACGATGCAAAGAATCTTAGATGGCATGcagaagaaagaaaatgtgatGGACAAATCCGCCATGTAGTTGAttctttgcaatggaagaaaatagATTCTTTGTTTCCAAATTTTGGCAAAGAGTCGAGAAACCTTAGACTTGGACTTTCTATTGATGGAATGAATCCGTTTGGTAATCTAAATACTAACCATACTTCTTGGCCAGTTCTTCTGATGATTTACAACCTATCTCCTAGGTTGTGCATGAAGCGTAAATATGTGATGTTATCCATGATGATTTCGGGCCCAAAACAACCAGGAAAcgacatagatgtttatctaagTCCACTGATCGATGATTTAAAAGTGTTGTGGGAGGAAGGGGTGGATGTTTTCGATGCGCATTCTGGTGAACAGTTCAATATGCGTGCCATGTTGTTTTGCACCATCAACGATTTTCCGGCATATGGCAATTTGTATGGGTATAAAGTTAAAGGGCATAAAGCGTGTCCTATATGTGAAAAAGACACATGTTACCATCAGCTTGAAAAAGGAAAGAAGACTGTTTATCTCGGGCATCGAAAATTTCTAAATCGTTATCATCCATATCGTAGATTGCGGAAAGCTTTCAATGGGGAACAAGAGTATGGTGTTGCTCCAAAGCCCTTAACTGGAGAGGAAGTTTATCAACGACAACAGGGTATTACTGCTATTTTTGGAAAGTACCAAAAGCGGCCTATTGCgaaaaatatatggaaaaagaGGTCGGTTTTCTTCgatcttccatattggtctaGTCTTGAGGTAAGACATTGTATTGATGTGATGCACGTGGAGAAAAATGTATGTGATAGTGTAATCGGAACACTTCTCAacattcaaggcaagacaaaggaTGGTATTAATGCTCGTCTAGATTTGGGCGTGATGG gtAACAAGACGTATTTGCCTCCTGCCTGCTACACTTTGtcgaaaaaagagaaaacaagtttTCGTGAGTGTTTAGAAAGTATCAAAGTGCCGCATGGTTACTCATCAAATGTCAAGAGGCTTGTatcggttaaagatctcaaattagttggcttaaaatctcatgacTGTCATGTCTTAATGCAACAACTACTACTAGTGGCTATTCGTGGGATATTGCCTAACAATGTTAGGAAGACTATAACTAGGTTGTGCCTGTTTTTCAATGCAATTTGTTGCAAAGCCATTGATCCATTAAAGTTAGAAGATTTGGAAAATGAGGCTGCAATTATCTTGTGCCAATTAGAGATGTTTTTTCCTCCTTCATTTTTTGACATTGTGGTTCACTTGATTGTTCATCTAGTAAGGGAGATTAGATTATGTGGTCCAATTTTTTTACGGTGGATGTATCCAATAGAGAGATACATGAAGATCCTAAAAGGGTATACCAAGAACCCACACCGTCCGGAAGCATCGATTATTGAGAGGTACATTGCAGAAGAAGCAATTGAGTTTTGTTCTAACTATTTGTCGGAAGTGAATGCTGTAGGGGTTCCCAAGTCTCGTCATGATGGAAGATGTGAGGGTGTGGGTACACAAGGTTTAAAGATCAAGAGCTTAAGTATTGATGTGGTTGTTCAAGCgcatttgtatatattgaataacaCGGATGAAGTTCAACCTTACTTATCTGCTCACAAAAGCATCATAAAGAAAAAGTACCCCAAGATGAGTGAAAGAGGGTTGTTAAAAGAGCATAATAAGAGTTTATCTGAGTGGTTTAAAGAAAAAATTGCTGGTGATGATAGTGCTTCAAAAACAATTAAGTGGTTGTCCTATGAGCCTAAATGCAACATAATAACTTGGAGTGGATATGATATTAATAAAACTTCCTTTTATACAAAGGCAAAGGATGACCGTAGTACCACAcaaaatagtggggttatgaTTGTGGCCGAGTCCATGCACTTCTCTAGTGCTAAAGATAAAAACCCGGTTATGGCATCTACACCCTACTTTGGGGTGATTGAAGAGATTTgggaagttgattatgttgtgttTAAAGTTCCTGTATTTAAATGCAAATGGGTTAATATCAATAGTGGTGTAAGAAttgatgaatttggagttacattgGTTGATCTTAGCAAGTTAGCTTATGCGGACGAACCTTTCATCATGGCATctcaagcaaaacaagttttttatgtcaCAGATCCTTGTAATAAAAGGTGGTCAGTTGTTCTACAAGGAAAGATGCATGATAGTGATGAAAATCAAGATGCGAATCTTGATATTTCCGAAACTCCTCCTCTCTCAACAAATGTGCCTACCTTCATTGAAGAAGATGTAGAGGATGATGTGCATGCTATTCGCATAGATCATGAAGAAGGGATATGGGAGAACTAG